In one Mycobacterium sp. NBC_00419 genomic region, the following are encoded:
- a CDS encoding TetR/AcrR family transcriptional regulator, which yields MSDRQTMILEATIRVIAQSGVRGLRIEKLAAEAGISTALIYYHFGSRAGLIRRALDYINDRAARYTEQAVVSTNPRAQIEQMLLLEIQGTPTVRENSIAWGELRASAVFNDELREQLRDATQAWSTDLENVIRLAQDAEVASPTIDPRDAAERLTALVEGLSERWLSATITLERAQHLLAGAITAELGPPR from the coding sequence GTGTCCGATCGTCAGACAATGATCCTGGAGGCCACCATCCGGGTGATCGCCCAAAGCGGCGTGCGTGGGCTGCGGATCGAGAAACTTGCCGCCGAGGCGGGCATTTCGACTGCGTTGATCTATTACCACTTCGGAAGTCGTGCCGGGCTAATCCGGCGAGCGCTGGACTACATCAACGATCGCGCCGCGCGCTACACCGAGCAGGCTGTGGTATCAACCAATCCGCGGGCACAGATCGAGCAGATGTTGCTCCTCGAGATCCAGGGCACGCCGACGGTCCGCGAGAACAGCATCGCCTGGGGCGAACTCAGGGCCAGCGCGGTATTCAACGACGAGCTCCGCGAGCAGCTTCGTGACGCGACACAGGCGTGGTCGACCGATCTCGAGAACGTCATCCGATTGGCGCAGGATGCCGAAGTGGCCAGTCCGACAATCGATCCCCGTGACGCCGCCGAGCGGCTCACCGCGCTGGTAGAGGGACTCAGCGAACGCTGGCTCAGCGCAACAATCACGCTCGAACGCGCACAGCACCTACTCGCCGGCGCCATCACCGCGGAACTCGGGCCTCCCCGGTAG
- a CDS encoding agmatine deiminase family protein, with product MVRREFLRSGVAVVGALLAAGCTDFDDQRTWRMPEEGEPHKRTWMAFGASEAIWGAKLLPEARRNLATIAQTIAQFEPVSMLVRPAEMELARSLVGPSVELVAAPLDDLWMRDTGPVFVKRNSAKAGVNFNFNGWGDKQDFTRDAGVADIVTAHAGVESLHTGLVLEGGGIEVDGEGTAIITESCVLNNNRNPGWSKADVEAELAPLLGLEKIIWLPGIAGKDITDGHTDFYARFARPSVVVAGFDPDPESFDHNVTARHLDILKSATDAKGRSLEVVVLEAPGHVRPDFESDDFAAGYINFYLCNGAVIAPEFGDPETDQRARQELERLFPDRRIVQINIDAIAAGGGGIHCTTQQEPAD from the coding sequence CTGGGGTAGCGGTGGTAGGTGCACTGCTGGCGGCGGGTTGCACGGACTTTGACGACCAGCGCACATGGCGGATGCCCGAGGAGGGCGAGCCACACAAGCGGACCTGGATGGCCTTCGGTGCCAGCGAGGCGATCTGGGGGGCCAAGCTGCTCCCCGAGGCCCGGCGCAATCTGGCGACTATCGCGCAGACGATTGCGCAGTTCGAACCGGTGTCGATGCTGGTTCGGCCAGCGGAGATGGAGCTGGCCCGCAGCCTTGTCGGACCGTCCGTCGAGCTCGTCGCGGCGCCGCTCGACGACCTCTGGATGCGAGATACCGGACCGGTGTTCGTGAAGCGGAACAGCGCCAAGGCCGGCGTCAACTTCAACTTCAACGGCTGGGGTGACAAGCAGGACTTCACGCGCGACGCCGGGGTCGCGGACATCGTCACCGCCCACGCGGGTGTCGAATCCCTTCACACTGGCCTGGTTCTCGAAGGCGGCGGCATCGAAGTGGACGGTGAAGGAACCGCCATCATCACCGAGAGCTGCGTGCTCAACAACAACCGCAACCCGGGGTGGTCGAAAGCCGACGTCGAGGCCGAGCTGGCGCCGCTGTTGGGCCTGGAGAAGATCATCTGGTTACCGGGTATCGCCGGCAAAGACATCACCGACGGCCACACCGACTTCTATGCCCGCTTCGCCCGCCCGAGCGTTGTGGTTGCCGGATTCGACCCTGATCCGGAATCCTTCGACCACAACGTGACCGCACGCCATCTCGACATCCTCAAGTCCGCAACCGATGCCAAGGGCCGTTCGCTCGAGGTCGTCGTCCTCGAAGCGCCAGGCCACGTCCGGCCGGACTTCGAATCGGACGATTTCGCCGCCGGCTACATCAACTTCTACCTCTGCAACGGCGCTGTGATCGCTCCGGAATTCGGCGACCCCGAGACCGATCAGCGCGCCAGGCAGGAACTGGAACGGCTCTTTCCCGACCGCCGAATCGTGCAGATCAACATCGATGCCATCGCCGCCGGCGGCGGCGGCATTCATTGCACTACCCAACAAGAACCTGCCGACTGA